One Brevinematia bacterium genomic window, CCGTTGCTTGGATAGTTCCGATGACTCCTGCTACTGAACCTAGAATTCCCCTTTCTCTGCAAGATGTGGTTAATTCAGTAGAAGGTTCTTCGTATATGCATCTGTAGCAGGGAGTATTTTCACCTGGGATAAAGACACTGACTTGTCCTGTGAATTCTGAGACTGCTCCATGCACAAGTGGTTTTCCTAAAAGATAGGAAGTGTCGTTTAGTAGTAATCTGGTCTGTAAGTTGTCTGTGCAATCTATGATTACATCATATTTGTTCACTATCTCAGTTGCATTTGTGGCATCTAAAAAGGTTTTGAATAGCTCTACCTCAGTTTCAGGGTTTAGAGCGTTTATCTTCTTTTTTGCTAGTTCTCCTTTGTGGACACCAATGTGTTGACTGTCGTGTATGATCTGTCTTTGCAGATTTGATAGTTCAACAACGTCGTTTTCTACTATTCCTATCTTCCCTATCCCTATGGCAGATAGATAGTACATAACTGGAGAACCTAGCCCCCCAGCCCCAACTACTAGCACCTTGCTACTGAGTAATTTCTTTTGTCCTTCTATTCCAATTCCCTCAAGTATTATATGCCTTGCATATCTAAGCATTTGGTCGTTCGTGAGTGTAACTTCCTTTTCCATATATCCCTCATAATATACTTTTTGCAGGATTGTAGTCAAGTCTGAG contains:
- a CDS encoding HesA/MoeB/ThiF family protein; the protein is MEKEVTLTNDQMLRYARHIILEGIGIEGQKKLLSSKVLVVGAGGLGSPVMYYLSAIGIGKIGIVENDVVELSNLQRQIIHDSQHIGVHKGELAKKKINALNPETEVELFKTFLDATNATEIVNKYDVIIDCTDNLQTRLLLNDTSYLLGKPLVHGAVSEFTGQVSVFIPGENTPCYRCIYEEPSTELTTSCRERGILGSVAGVIGTIQATETIKVILGIGESLVGKLLVYEALKAKFSIFTIKKNSSCPLCNKNLKIKNL